One Betta splendens chromosome 5, fBetSpl5.4, whole genome shotgun sequence genomic window, CCACAAGGCAGCTGTCAGCACGCACTTAGTGCCAGCGCCCGGCGCTGCCAGAGTGCGAAAGGGACATTTAATATTGTTGTCCCAAGCAGATTAAAAATACATGTGTCCTATTTCTAATGTCATAGAATATTACAGCTGTGCCTTTCCTGCTTTCAagccatgcatccatccataaCCACTTCTCCCTGTGTGATATCATATATCAGGTCAGTCGTGCTATCATGTTaacagtaaaatataaaacagtttttAGTCAGCAGTCTTAATAAGAACAGTTGAAAAGTGATTTTGAATccgttaatgttttattaacctTGTAATTGGTGCATTTCTACCTTAAAGTTGCTATTGCTACTGAATTTTTGTTAAAGTCTAATAATCAGTTTTATAGGGTTGCACCTCAGTAGGAAACGCTTCACCAGTTTACAAGAGCATTTCAATAAATTCATGTTAAAAGTTATCATGTGGTTTCTAATGTTTATTGTATACTGTCCGCAAGGCGTCACGCAGTTACCGTGTTTGCCTAATAGAAGCTACTGACAACTCTTAACCCCGTAGTTAATCAATTTCAGAAAAGTCGATGCGAGTCCGATCGATGTTTCGGTCGGGTATTAGAATGCCTGCGCAGGTTTTCCTCTCCCTTTTTGCTGAGTGTGTCAGCCATGCCCCCGATGGTGAGTAGCAAAATGCTCAAATAATGTGCACAATCACCGCAAACTTGGGCTTGACTTCAACGTAGAGTGATGTGTCTATAACTTGAtgttattgtgtgtttggaCGAGTGGTTAAAGCcgtagtttgtttgtgtttggccGCTCGGTGGACACCACGTTGGGCTAACTGTTGGTGCTAAAGCTAGTTAGCAGAAAAGTTTGTTCCAAGTGTGATGATTGATGACTGTGATACATGAAAGAACTAGGTGGCTCTTCAGTCCTGCTttcgctgttgttgttgttcgcTGCTGGTGTGGTTTTGAGTGACCCTTTCATTTTCTTGTGCCAGAAGAAGCAGGTGGTCAAGAAGCAGggagggaagaggaagaagcagatccTGAAGTTCACGCTGGACTGCACTCACCCTGTGGAAGATGGCATCATGGATGCTGCGAATTTCGTGAGTAGGGGGCTTCTGTTACATTAGACAGGAGCTGTCATTGCCATAATGACAGCAGGGATGATCATGATTCAGAGTAGAGGAAATGACCCCCGATGTCGTTTACATGCTTTTTCTAAAGTCTGTTGCACAGTTTGCCTTAAGTCGGTTGCGTGGCCACTCCTTTGAGTGACAGCTCGTGTCCTTTTTTTTACGTTTTTAGGAGCAGTTCCTGCATGAGCGCATCAAGGTGAATGGCAAGGCTGGAAACCTTGGTGGCGGCGTGGTGTCGATCGAACGGAGCAAGAGCAAAATCGCTGTGAACTCCGAGGTTCCCTTCTCAAAGAGGTACAGAATGAGTCAGTCAGACCTTAGGGCTTAGAGTCACAGACGTCACATCAGGCTTCGTAGAGGAACAGAGATCATCAATAAGTAATAATCAGTGGGAGACACGTAAATGAACCTCCTGGAAAACCAcagtaatgatttttttttccacacattGCCCATAAATATGTTTTCTGATCTCTCAAAAGATTTGTGGTCAGGATAAACTGGTGTCACCCTCTGCCTTAGTCAGCAATAACTATTTCATAATCTTCAGCCAGATGTTTAAAtaatttgtactgtacattgaaaATAAGGGTGCACGTACTTAACCCAATACAAAATATTGTGTGAAGACACTGAACGTATTTCTCACGCACCGAAACCAGTTGATTTCCATCTGTGATTCTCTGGTTGTCAGCTGGTCCTAGATTCATCACCAGCAGGTTAaattgtttgtttaaaatgagATGCTGCTGTTAAGGCACTCTTTGTTCTGAGCAACACATAACTCTGACTCTCTACGTCGCAAGTGAGAAAACATTGAAATGCTCTGGAACTTTGTCAGCAGTGTCCTGGTTAGAAAGGAGCTCAATCAGTGGACTCCTGTCTGTGGAAACTCATTTTACTATTTGCATTGTACATTAACAGTGTACGCTTCTATTTACATGTGTGGATTGTACAATGTGAACATTTTACATGTACAGAAACACAAGAACATATTAAATGTCCAACTCTGTGCTTGAGTTGGAAACACCACCACCAGAGGGGGACTTTTCCACTTTACTGTTTATATGAAGCACTTTCATTACCTGTGGAAAAACTGAGGATCTTCTCTGTTACACATTGATATTGTTTTGATATTTTCTGACTATCAGTTCATTTAAGCATTGAAAGTACATATTATTTTGCTCAAACCCTAAAGGTGTTTCACCCCTGCTCTGTTTTCTCAGATACCTGAAGTATCTCACAAAGAAGTATCTGAAAAAGAACAACCTCAGGGACTGGTTGCGGGTCGTCGCCAACACCAAGGAGAGCTATGAGCTGCGCTACTTCCAGATCAAccaggacgaggacgaggaggacgaagaTTAAACCCGACACCACTTTTAATAAAATGTCCGAACATGAAATATACttgtttaatttagttttatgtGAACATGTGCATCTTCTGTATTCACTAAATTGATGGTTTGGGGTTAAAATGATCAGCTCCAGAAacgagcagctacagtagaacAATCCAAAGATTGAGTTCATCTGCAGATGCACCTCAActatgtgtgtgtaaaaacaaaaaggcagaacGTCCACTTAGACATTGTTCACAGTGGTAAAACTAATGCGGTGCACAAGTGCTGCATTAAAGCCACAGGTTTTGGTTGGAAGTGTTTAATGAGGCGTGGGTTCAGCTCCGTGCTcgtcagcaggtggaggtttgTGCTGGGTGGAATGACTGGCTTTTAGGTGAGACCAGGCTACAGTGGGGACTCCTCTGTGCTCGGGCTGCAGCCTCCGTCACCTTGGCTCATTTTACACCTGAACACTCACCTTTTGTTAAGCGGGCTTCTGTTTAGGTCTGTGTGCCCCAACAACTGCCTCATAACTGTAATTATTACACGAAGGTGCAATTAGAAGTGAGCTgacagcaggagcagccggGACACTTCCAGCCCTTGATTTGAGTATTTTGATACATGGAGCga contains:
- the rpl22 gene encoding 60S ribosomal protein L22 produces the protein MTAMQKLFNSRPMGSVHKAAVSTHLVPAPGAARKLLTTLNPVVNQFQKSRCESDRCFGRVLECLRRFSSPFLLSVSAMPPMKKQVVKKQGGKRKKQILKFTLDCTHPVEDGIMDAANFEQFLHERIKVNGKAGNLGGGVVSIERSKSKIAVNSEVPFSKRYLKYLTKKYLKKNNLRDWLRVVANTKESYELRYFQINQDEDEEDED